GGAGCTCGTGATCACCGAGTTGGCAGATCCCGACTATGGCGTCGACTTCTCGGGACCGGTCAGTCGCCTGCTGGATGCGGGAGCGACTGGCTACCTTCCGCCCCGATCGATCCCTGAGGTTGCCAGCGGCGTACGCCGACACGTGGAGAGCAAAGCCATGGAGACCGGTTCCACCCGTGCTGAGATCGGGTCACCGGGATCGGTTGCGCCGCAGGAAGAGTCGCCGACCGAGATCAATTGAGTCGGCGGCGGGACCACGTTAGTTCTTGACGCCGATCAAGACGGCCTGACGGAACGCCCTGGCCCGCTTCGTTACGAGTAAAGAGTGTCCGACCGGCCCCCGGCGTTCTGGAAATGACGTGGTCATTTGCGAGCCCGGACGGTCGAGCGACCTTTGAGTTCATCACCGTCGACAAGGAGTTGCGCTGCCGATGGCGCCGTGTGGGCGACCACGCGTATTCAAGAAGCCGTGACGAAAGGATTGCTCAAAGCAGACGGGCGTAGTCGATGATCGCTTGGTAGTCGACGCCGCGCAACGTGCCGTATCCCGGACCCCAGTCGCCACCCAAGCGTGAGGCGATGAACGCGTCGGCTACTGCTGTCGGTGCGTGCTTCGCCAGCAGCGCTGCCTGCACGGCAAGCGCGAGCTTGGTCGTGAGATAGCGCGTCGTCTCGGCCGGGTGCTTGATCAGTTCCTCGATGTCGCTCACGACGCGGGCGAGTTCGGCGTACTGCTCGGCTACCGGCTTGATCTCATCGAGCACCGGTTCGATCGCTTTCGGTTCGCGAGTCAGAACGCGGCCGACGTCCATCACCATCATGTTGGACGTGCCCTCCCAGATCGCGTTGAGCGGCGCTTCGCGGTAGTAGCGCGGGCACGGGTGCAGCTCGATGAACGCGTTGCCGCCGATCGACTGGATGACCTCCTCGACCACGCTCGGCGCGCGGCGGCAATTCCAGAACTTCGCCACCGGGGTCAGCAACCGACTGACGAGTGATTCGGAGACGTCGCCTTGGAAGTCCTCAGCGCGGGCGAGCCGGAAGGCGAGATGAGTCGCGCCGGCCCACTCCAGCGCGAGATCGGCGAGCACCGGCGCCTGGATCGGCAGCTCGGAGAGAGGAGCGCCAAACGCCGTACGCAGGTCGTTGTAGTGCAGCGCCTGGGAAAGCGCGGCGCGCATAAGTCCGGCAGAGCCGATCGCGAAGTCCAGGCGGGTGTACTCCGCGGACGTCAGGATCGTGCGGATCCCATGGCCCTCTTCACCGACTAGTACGCCGATCGCATCGTGGTACTCGATCTCTGAGGATGCGTTGGCCTTGTTGCCGCACTTGTCTTTCAGTCGCATGACTCGTACGCCGTTCAGGGCACCATCGGGCAAGCGGCGTGGCACGAGGAAGCACGACATGCCTCCCTCGGTCTGCGCGACCGTCAGGTAGGCATCGGACATGGGCACGGACGCGAACCACTTGTGGCCGTTGATCAAGTACGTCTCGCCGGGACCTCTGTTTCCGGTCGGCCGCGCGACAGTGACGTTGGCTCGGAGGTCAGACCCGCCGTGCTTCTCGGTCATGAAGTAGCCGATGTGCGCGCTGCGCTTCTGATCGAGCGGCACATCGGCCGAGTCATAGTCGGTCGCGGCGATCTTGCTCGCCCACGGCTCAAGCTCGGGCTGGCTGCGCAGGATCGGGATCGCGGCGTACGCCATGCCAGTCGGGCAGGCGGTCGAACCATCGACCTGGTTCCACAGATACGACAGCGCCGCACGCGCAGTATGTGCGCCGTCCTCCTCAGCGGTCCACGCCAGTGAGTGAACCCCAGCGCCAAACGCCAGTGACATCAGCTCGTGGTACGCCGGATGAAACTTGACGCGGTAGACCTCGTCGCCGACGCGGTCCAGCTGCTGCAGCTCGGGTAGGTAGCGCTGGGCGTCGTCAACGATCTGGAGCACGTGCGGATCCCACACCTGCTCGCCGAGGTTGCTGATCTGCTCGCGCGCCCACGGCGCTCGCTCCTCAATCAGCGCGGAGATCGCCTTGTCTGCAGTGAATGCGTTGACGAAGTTCAGGTCGGGAATGACATTTTGCTTCGGGATAGGGCGCTGGCGTGCGAACTGGTCGGACTCGTTGGTCACGGTCATGTGGGTCCTCCGCGTGAGGGCTCGTTGCCGACAAGGAATCGACGGAGGACGTCGACGAGCTGTGCGGGGTTTTCCTCCGCCATGTGATGGCCTGACTCAATTACAGCCTGCGCGGTCGGCAGCTCACACCAGGGCTTCCAGATCTGCGCCGGATCGCCGTACAACTCGGCCATGTCGTCACCACTCGACCAGGCAACGAGGGTGCGGCAGGCGATCCGCCTTCTTGCGACGCGGTCGACCTCGTCGGCTTCGCGGTCGATGTGCAGCCCTGCGCGGTAGTCCTCGAGCATTGCTCGCACCGTCCGAGGGTTCGTCACAGCCGCGCACATGTCGTCGTAGTTCTCCGCACCCATCCGCTGCCGATCAGGCCTGTACCACGCCAGGGGGTCGGCATTGATGACTCGCTCGGCGTGGTCGGAGGAGAAGAAGAACCAGTGCCACCAC
The nucleotide sequence above comes from Epidermidibacterium keratini. Encoded proteins:
- a CDS encoding acyl-CoA dehydrogenase family protein; protein product: MTVTNESDQFARQRPIPKQNVIPDLNFVNAFTADKAISALIEERAPWAREQISNLGEQVWDPHVLQIVDDAQRYLPELQQLDRVGDEVYRVKFHPAYHELMSLAFGAGVHSLAWTAEEDGAHTARAALSYLWNQVDGSTACPTGMAYAAIPILRSQPELEPWASKIAATDYDSADVPLDQKRSAHIGYFMTEKHGGSDLRANVTVARPTGNRGPGETYLINGHKWFASVPMSDAYLTVAQTEGGMSCFLVPRRLPDGALNGVRVMRLKDKCGNKANASSEIEYHDAIGVLVGEEGHGIRTILTSAEYTRLDFAIGSAGLMRAALSQALHYNDLRTAFGAPLSELPIQAPVLADLALEWAGATHLAFRLARAEDFQGDVSESLVSRLLTPVAKFWNCRRAPSVVEEVIQSIGGNAFIELHPCPRYYREAPLNAIWEGTSNMMVMDVGRVLTREPKAIEPVLDEIKPVAEQYAELARVVSDIEELIKHPAETTRYLTTKLALAVQAALLAKHAPTAVADAFIASRLGGDWGPGYGTLRGVDYQAIIDYARLL